One window of the Deltaproteobacteria bacterium genome contains the following:
- a CDS encoding MoaD/ThiS family protein translates to MGRVTVELWLWLGRHLGEDFEPLSDMRSVRDEEVPDGTTVGQMLENLAQRYQAIAERVFDLQSGKIRPEVVVNYNDRVANPHTVQGIALKEGDKITILPLYVGGSSQAEGPSSRTRPAG, encoded by the coding sequence ATGGGGCGCGTAACTGTCGAGTTGTGGCTCTGGCTGGGCAGGCATCTGGGGGAGGATTTCGAACCCCTCTCTGACATGCGTTCGGTAAGAGACGAGGAAGTTCCGGATGGAACGACGGTCGGCCAGATGCTGGAGAATCTCGCCCAGAGGTATCAGGCCATTGCCGAGAGAGTGTTCGACCTCCAGTCGGGAAAGATCCGTCCTGAGGTAGTTGTGAATTATAACGACCGTGTCGCCAACCCTCACACGGTCCAGGGCATCGCCTTGAAAGAGGGCGACAAGATAACAATCCTGCCTCTTTACGTGGGAGGTAGCTCTCAGGCTGAGGGTCCGTCTTCGAGGACAAGACCGGCCGGATAG
- a CDS encoding mandelate racemase/muconate lactonizing enzyme family protein, with product MKISDVKTYVVGNPPPHYGGRYWVFLKLTADDGVEGFGEAYCIPFHPDIVVRMIEDVAERYVLGWDPFKIERLWRIIYSSGYSQHPDLTLVGVLSAIEMACWDIVGKELNRPIYELLGGQVHERLRSYSYIYPEESDRGDVYTDPELAAERAAQYVEQGFTAVKFDPVGRYSAFDPRQLSLEVLENAERYVKAVREAVGDRCDLLFGTHGQMTSSSAIRLAKRLERFDPLWLEEPVPPENVEEMAKVARSTSIPIATGERLATKYEFARVLERQAASILQMALGRAGGILEAKKIAGMAEAHYAQIAPHLYCGPIEGAANIQIDTCSPNFLIQEGIKTWDGFHAEILKEPIRWEEGFIIPPTKPGLGVELDEEVAARNPYTGRKLHLEPADRPVYDLD from the coding sequence GTGAAGATATCAGACGTAAAGACCTATGTGGTTGGTAATCCACCCCCCCATTATGGGGGGCGTTACTGGGTATTCTTGAAGCTTACCGCCGACGATGGTGTGGAAGGCTTTGGTGAGGCCTACTGTATACCCTTTCACCCGGATATCGTGGTAAGGATGATCGAAGATGTGGCCGAGCGATATGTCCTGGGCTGGGACCCCTTCAAGATCGAGAGGCTCTGGAGGATCATCTACTCCAGCGGATATAGCCAGCATCCTGATCTTACCCTTGTGGGTGTGCTGAGCGCCATCGAGATGGCCTGCTGGGATATCGTTGGCAAGGAGCTAAACAGGCCTATCTATGAACTGTTGGGGGGGCAGGTTCACGAGCGGCTGAGGTCTTACTCCTATATCTATCCCGAGGAATCGGACAGGGGGGACGTATATACCGATCCTGAACTGGCCGCAGAAAGGGCTGCTCAGTACGTCGAACAGGGATTCACCGCGGTGAAGTTCGATCCAGTCGGCCGTTACTCCGCCTTTGACCCGAGGCAGCTATCCCTGGAGGTCCTGGAAAATGCGGAGAGATACGTAAAGGCCGTCCGCGAAGCCGTAGGTGACAGATGCGACCTCCTTTTTGGAACTCACGGTCAGATGACCTCCTCCAGTGCCATACGTCTGGCAAAAAGGCTCGAAAGATTCGACCCCCTTTGGTTGGAGGAGCCAGTGCCGCCAGAGAACGTAGAGGAGATGGCAAAGGTGGCACGTTCGACCAGCATTCCAATTGCAACAGGCGAGCGTCTTGCAACAAAGTATGAGTTTGCCCGAGTGCTCGAAAGGCAGGCGGCTTCTATTCTGCAGATGGCCCTGGGCAGAGCGGGCGGAATACTGGAAGCCAAGAAGATAGCCGGAATGGCTGAAGCACACTATGCTCAAATTGCACCCCATCTGTACTGCGGGCCCATTGAAGGTGCCGCAAACATCCAAATCGATACCTGCAGCCCGAATTTTCTGATCCAGGAAGGAATAAAGACCTGGGACGGCTTTCACGCCGAGATCCTGAAGGAACCCATCAGATGGGAAGAGGGGTTTATCATACCCCCAACAAAGCCCGGCCTTGGTGTTGAACTGGACGAAGAGGTTGCAGCTAGGAACCCTTACACCGGTAGGAAGCTCCATCTCGAGCCGGCAGATAGGCCGGTTTATGATTTGGATTAA